A single Curtobacterium sp. MCJR17_020 DNA region contains:
- a CDS encoding glycoside hydrolase family 38 C-terminal domain-containing protein has protein sequence MHDDIPLTTGRARRVLDERITPAVHATATPLATAWHELPGEPIPPAQGLALEFTPYEVGTPWGAAWGTTWFRLTGTVPTEWAGRRVEAVVDLGFDKNMPGFQCEGLVYLADGTPVKSINPRNQWVLLTERAEGGETIELFVEAASNPVLLDYHPFLVTHEGDIQTSSSKRLYTSRRMDLAVFESEVHELALDIDVLLELQAELPEGPRRMRILQALDDALDRLDLQHIPATAGDARAALADVLAAPAESSAHTISAIGHAHIDSAWLWPVRETIRKVARTTSTMTELIDQTDEFLYGMSSAQQYAWIKEHRPEVYARVQAAVQAGRFLPIGGMWVESDTVMPTGESIVRQFSQGQRFFEREFGIRPKGVWLPDSFGYSPALPQLMRRAGFEWFFTQKISWNQVNKFPHHTFLWEGIDGSRVFSHFPSMDTYNSRLSGSEVAKASRQFRENRLATGSIAPVGWGDGGGGTTREMTGTAARLADLEGSAKVRWEHPDTFFDRAKSELPDPPVWVGELYLELHRATLTSQHGTKQGNRRCEQLLIEAELWAATAAARSHFAYPYDELDDLWQQVLLQQFHDILPGTSIAWVHREAEAKYAETAAALTAIIDQALSALAGAGDAAVVVNPAPFLQAGAPAQGAVLATDVAEPTAVTLTEQDGGYVLANELVRVTVTDQGLVTSAVDLASGREAIAAGQAANLLQLHQDFPNMWDAWDVDRYYRNRVEDLVDVSSLEASVDDAGVARVVVSRSFGDSTVRQEIVLAPDSRMLEFDQTTDWHETEKFLKVAFPLDVRAEHTVAETQFGAQKRVTHTNTSWEAAKFETSMHRYVLVSEPGFGVALVNDSIHGFDTTRDAVDGHVTTTVRLSLLRAPRFPDPETDQGVQTHRYGIVIGTDQLGATAAGVRMNASARTVTGAHGFAPLVRVSGGVVLSSVKLADDRSGDLVVRVYEPVGRRGTGGIAVDGPFGPAAEVTLLEEPLASAGTVDASSFAVDAYEVRTFRFPHN, from the coding sequence ATGCACGACGACATCCCCCTCACCACCGGACGGGCCCGCCGGGTCCTCGACGAGCGCATCACGCCGGCGGTGCACGCCACCGCGACGCCGCTCGCGACCGCCTGGCACGAGCTGCCGGGGGAGCCGATCCCGCCGGCGCAGGGACTCGCGCTCGAGTTCACGCCGTACGAGGTCGGCACGCCCTGGGGCGCGGCCTGGGGGACGACGTGGTTCCGGCTGACCGGGACCGTGCCGACCGAGTGGGCCGGCCGCCGGGTGGAAGCCGTCGTCGACCTCGGCTTCGACAAGAACATGCCCGGGTTCCAGTGCGAGGGGCTCGTCTACCTGGCCGACGGCACGCCGGTGAAGTCGATCAACCCGCGCAACCAGTGGGTGCTGCTGACGGAACGGGCCGAGGGTGGCGAGACGATCGAGCTCTTCGTCGAGGCCGCGTCGAACCCCGTCCTGCTCGACTACCACCCCTTCCTGGTCACCCACGAGGGCGACATCCAGACCTCGTCGTCGAAGCGGCTGTACACCTCGCGCCGGATGGACCTCGCCGTCTTCGAGTCCGAGGTGCACGAGCTCGCGCTCGACATCGACGTCCTGCTCGAACTGCAGGCCGAGCTGCCCGAGGGGCCGCGACGGATGCGGATCCTGCAGGCCCTCGACGACGCGCTGGACCGGCTCGACCTGCAGCACATCCCTGCGACCGCGGGTGACGCGCGTGCGGCGCTCGCCGACGTGCTCGCCGCACCTGCCGAATCGTCCGCGCACACGATCTCGGCGATCGGCCACGCGCACATCGACTCCGCCTGGCTCTGGCCCGTCCGCGAGACGATCCGCAAGGTCGCCCGCACCACCTCGACGATGACCGAGCTCATCGACCAGACCGACGAATTCCTGTACGGCATGTCGAGCGCCCAGCAGTACGCCTGGATCAAGGAACACCGGCCCGAGGTGTACGCCCGGGTGCAGGCCGCCGTCCAGGCCGGCCGGTTCCTGCCGATCGGCGGCATGTGGGTCGAGTCCGACACCGTGATGCCGACCGGCGAGAGCATCGTCCGCCAGTTCTCGCAGGGGCAGCGGTTCTTCGAGCGCGAGTTCGGCATCCGACCCAAGGGCGTCTGGCTGCCGGACAGCTTCGGGTACTCGCCGGCGCTGCCGCAGCTCATGCGCCGTGCGGGCTTCGAGTGGTTCTTCACGCAGAAGATCTCGTGGAACCAGGTCAACAAGTTCCCGCACCACACGTTCCTGTGGGAGGGCATCGACGGCTCACGGGTGTTCTCGCACTTCCCGTCGATGGACACCTACAACTCGCGCCTGTCCGGCAGCGAGGTCGCCAAGGCCTCCCGCCAGTTCCGTGAGAACCGGCTCGCCACCGGGTCGATCGCCCCGGTCGGCTGGGGCGACGGCGGCGGTGGCACCACCCGCGAGATGACCGGCACGGCTGCACGGCTCGCCGACCTCGAGGGCAGCGCGAAGGTGCGCTGGGAACACCCCGACACGTTCTTCGACCGTGCGAAGTCCGAGCTGCCCGACCCGCCCGTGTGGGTGGGCGAGCTGTACCTCGAGCTGCACCGCGCCACCCTGACCAGCCAGCACGGCACGAAGCAGGGCAACCGCCGGTGCGAACAGCTCCTCATCGAGGCCGAGCTCTGGGCCGCGACCGCCGCCGCACGCAGCCACTTCGCCTACCCGTACGACGAGCTCGACGACCTGTGGCAGCAGGTGCTGCTCCAGCAGTTCCACGACATCCTGCCGGGCACCTCGATCGCCTGGGTGCACCGCGAGGCCGAGGCGAAGTACGCCGAGACGGCCGCGGCGCTGACCGCGATCATCGACCAGGCGCTCTCGGCGCTCGCCGGTGCCGGCGACGCGGCCGTCGTCGTGAACCCGGCCCCGTTCCTCCAGGCCGGCGCACCCGCGCAGGGCGCCGTCCTGGCGACCGACGTGGCGGAACCGACCGCTGTCACGCTGACGGAGCAGGACGGCGGGTACGTGCTGGCGAACGAGCTGGTCCGCGTGACCGTCACGGACCAGGGACTCGTCACGAGCGCCGTCGACCTGGCCAGCGGGCGTGAGGCTATCGCCGCCGGACAGGCCGCGAACCTGCTGCAGCTGCACCAGGACTTCCCGAACATGTGGGACGCGTGGGACGTCGACCGGTACTACCGGAACCGGGTCGAGGACCTGGTGGACGTCTCGTCGCTCGAGGCCTCGGTCGACGACGCCGGCGTCGCCCGGGTCGTCGTGTCGCGGTCCTTCGGCGACTCGACCGTGCGGCAGGAGATCGTCCTCGCACCGGACTCCCGCATGCTGGAGTTCGACCAGACGACCGACTGGCACGAGACCGAGAAGTTCCTCAAGGTCGCGTTCCCGCTCGACGTCCGCGCTGAGCACACCGTCGCCGAGACGCAGTTCGGGGCGCAGAAGCGGGTGACGCACACGAACACCTCGTGGGAGGCCGCGAAGTTCGAGACCTCGATGCACCGCTACGTGCTCGTGTCCGAGCCGGGGTTCGGCGTCGCGCTCGTGAACGACTCGATCCACGGCTTCGACACCACCCGCGACGCCGTCGACGGGCACGTCACCACCACCGTGCGGCTGTCCCTGCTGCGGGCACCGCGGTTCCCAGACCCCGAGACCGACCAGGGCGTGCAGACGCACCGGTACGGCATCGTCATCGGGACGGACCAGCTCGGGGCCACCGCGGCGGGCGTCCGGATGAACGCCAGCGCGCGGACCGTCACCGGGGCGCACGGGTTCGCGCCGCTCGTGCGGGTGTCCGGCGGGGTCGTGCTGTCGAGCGTCAAGCTCGCCGACGACCGCTCCGGCGACCTGGTCGTGCGGGTGTACGAGCCGGTGGGGCGGCGGGGGACCGGCGGGATCGCGGTCGATGGGCCGTTCGGACCGGCTGCCGAGGTCACCCTGCTCGAAGAGCCGCTGGCCTCGGCCGGGACCGTCGACGCGTCCTCGTTCGCCGTCGACGCCTACGAGGTCCGCACCTTCCGCTTCCCACACAACTGA
- a CDS encoding cellulase family glycosylhydrolase, protein MRFGVNYTPSVGWFHSWLDFSPSDTARDLEAIASLGADHVRIFPLWPVVQPNRTLIRASALQDVATVVDIAGSFGLDVNVDALQGHLSSFDFVPSWLDSWHRRNMFTDPDVVASTAAYVRALAAAVADKANLLGITIGNEVNQFAHAPHPAPHDITAEQGHAWAAAMVAAARSGLAAGSAGSAGSSGSAGSSGSSGSSGREARVDSSASAPSGSGSRPRPLVTVAQYDAAWYDDAQPFGPEHAADHGDATVTHSWVFNGSAALHGALGPGSVRHGEYLLQLAAAWNRDPARPNWLQEVGAPTNVVAPEDAASFTEQTIRHVLGAQQVLGVTWWCSHDVARSLADFPELEYDLGLFTNDGRIKPAGEAFAAVARSGATGTAAAPPATALVLDDVLPDGSDRHGMRADCAPGGRFAAAWLAVASAEPDGRGPQVVLRSRLGDTGMLAARGIDRCVDVPAELDSTSIRVAHPATTR, encoded by the coding sequence ATGCGCTTCGGGGTCAACTACACGCCCTCGGTCGGCTGGTTCCACTCGTGGCTCGACTTCTCACCGTCGGACACCGCCAGGGACCTCGAGGCGATCGCCTCGCTCGGCGCCGACCACGTGCGGATCTTCCCACTCTGGCCGGTGGTGCAGCCGAACCGCACCCTCATCCGGGCGTCGGCGCTGCAGGACGTCGCGACGGTCGTGGACATCGCCGGCTCGTTCGGGCTCGACGTCAACGTCGACGCCCTGCAGGGGCACCTGTCGAGCTTCGACTTCGTGCCCTCGTGGCTGGACAGCTGGCACCGTCGGAACATGTTCACCGACCCGGACGTCGTCGCGTCGACCGCGGCGTACGTCCGGGCGCTCGCCGCAGCGGTCGCGGACAAGGCGAACCTGCTCGGCATCACCATCGGCAACGAGGTGAACCAGTTCGCGCACGCGCCGCACCCCGCCCCGCACGACATCACGGCGGAGCAGGGGCACGCGTGGGCGGCGGCGATGGTCGCGGCGGCGCGGTCCGGGCTCGCGGCCGGTTCGGCCGGTTCGGCCGGTTCGTCCGGTTCGGCCGGTTCGTCCGGTTCGTCCGGTTCGTCCGGCCGGGAGGCCCGGGTCGACTCGTCCGCGTCGGCCCCGTCCGGCTCCGGGTCGCGTCCACGGCCGCTGGTCACCGTCGCGCAGTACGACGCGGCCTGGTACGACGACGCGCAGCCGTTCGGACCGGAGCACGCGGCGGACCACGGTGACGCCACCGTCACGCACTCGTGGGTGTTCAACGGCTCGGCGGCCCTGCACGGCGCACTCGGGCCGGGGTCGGTGCGGCACGGGGAGTACCTCCTCCAGCTCGCCGCCGCCTGGAACCGCGACCCCGCACGGCCGAACTGGCTGCAGGAAGTCGGGGCGCCCACCAACGTCGTCGCCCCGGAGGACGCCGCCTCGTTCACCGAGCAGACCATCCGGCACGTGCTCGGGGCGCAACAGGTGCTCGGCGTCACGTGGTGGTGCTCGCACGACGTCGCCAGGTCGCTCGCCGACTTCCCGGAGCTCGAGTACGACCTCGGGCTCTTCACGAACGACGGCCGGATCAAGCCGGCGGGCGAGGCCTTCGCCGCCGTCGCACGGTCCGGTGCCACCGGCACCGCTGCTGCGCCGCCGGCCACGGCGCTCGTGCTCGACGACGTGCTGCCCGACGGCTCGGACCGACACGGCATGCGTGCCGACTGCGCCCCCGGCGGACGGTTCGCCGCCGCCTGGCTCGCGGTCGCGTCGGCGGAACCGGACGGTCGCGGCCCGCAGGTCGTCCTGCGGTCGCGGCTCGGCGACACCGGGATGCTCGCCGCCCGTGGCATCGACCGGTGCGTCGACGTGCCCGCCGAGCTCGACTCCACCTCCATCCGCGTCGCACACCCCGCGACCACGCGCTGA
- a CDS encoding sugar ABC transporter substrate-binding protein has translation MRTTTRATRSRAAALLAGAAATALVLTGCSSGGNAADTGSGEISGSITLQTWALTPTYTGYLNGVIADFEKAHPDAKVKLQDQPGDGYADKVLSQASSNSLPDVINLPPDIALPLAKRGFLQDVAKDDTKLASTYVSGALDSYEYKGVDGTFGYPWYLNTDVDYWNATMFAKCGLDAKNPPKTTDELFTQAKTMHENCPTDYLMSRKPGLGDFTLAGVKVLNADGTKFTFADSSKAADLIERYTDAYQDGYMPSNVLNSDYLGNSTLFTQQKVAWTTGGATSLADFEKNNPSLKGKVTVSPALDTPPLYVQGLSVSAKSKHLATAEAFAKFMTNAENQEAFAHKVNIFPSTTSSQSDPYFSKDDGTVNGEARVLANEALKTAKVLNPVEANSAMTDFLDQQIALAMKGQVAPEKALQTAQTKMNSLLANG, from the coding sequence ATGAGGACCACCACACGTGCGACGAGGAGCCGCGCCGCAGCGCTGCTCGCAGGAGCTGCCGCCACGGCACTCGTCCTGACCGGCTGCTCGAGCGGCGGCAACGCGGCCGACACCGGCAGCGGGGAGATCAGCGGGTCGATCACGCTCCAGACGTGGGCGCTCACGCCGACGTACACGGGCTACCTGAACGGGGTGATCGCCGACTTCGAGAAGGCCCACCCCGACGCGAAGGTCAAGCTGCAGGACCAGCCGGGCGACGGCTACGCCGACAAGGTGCTCAGCCAGGCATCGTCGAACTCGCTGCCCGACGTCATCAACCTGCCGCCGGACATCGCCCTGCCGCTCGCGAAGCGCGGGTTCCTGCAGGACGTCGCGAAGGACGACACCAAGCTCGCGAGCACCTACGTCTCCGGCGCCCTGGACTCGTACGAGTACAAGGGCGTGGACGGCACGTTCGGCTACCCCTGGTACCTCAACACCGACGTCGACTACTGGAACGCGACGATGTTCGCGAAGTGCGGCCTCGACGCGAAGAACCCGCCGAAGACCACCGACGAGCTGTTCACGCAGGCGAAGACCATGCACGAGAACTGCCCGACCGACTACCTGATGAGCCGGAAGCCCGGCCTCGGCGACTTCACCCTGGCCGGCGTGAAGGTCCTCAACGCGGACGGCACGAAGTTCACCTTCGCCGACTCGTCGAAGGCCGCCGACCTGATCGAGCGCTACACGGACGCGTACCAGGACGGCTACATGCCCTCGAACGTGCTGAACAGCGACTACCTCGGCAACTCGACGCTGTTCACGCAGCAGAAGGTCGCCTGGACCACGGGCGGCGCCACCTCGCTCGCCGACTTCGAGAAGAACAACCCGTCGCTCAAGGGAAAGGTCACCGTCAGCCCGGCCCTCGACACCCCGCCGCTGTACGTGCAGGGCCTGTCGGTGTCGGCCAAGTCGAAGCACCTCGCCACCGCCGAGGCGTTCGCGAAGTTCATGACGAACGCGGAGAACCAAGAAGCGTTCGCGCACAAGGTCAACATCTTCCCGTCGACCACGTCGTCGCAGTCCGACCCGTACTTCTCGAAGGACGACGGCACCGTCAACGGCGAGGCCCGTGTCCTGGCGAACGAGGCCCTGAAGACCGCGAAGGTCCTCAACCCGGTCGAGGCGAACTCCGCGATGACGGACTTCCTCGACCAGCAGATCGCCCTCGCCATGAAGGGCCAGGTCGCGCCGGAGAAGGCGCTGCAGACCGCCCAGACCAAGATGAACAGCCTGCTGGCCAACGGCTGA
- a CDS encoding EamA family transporter → MNQARGTDRIPAPLLALTAMVSVQLGAAIAKTHFDDVGAVGAATLRLVIGAVVLALVVRPRVRHWTRAQWLGAVGLGLALGGMNVFIYLAFATIPIGVAVTIEFLGPLALSLVHTRRWRDALWAALALAGVVLLGVGPSAVTEVGGVVWAVLAAACWAGYIVMNRHVGAAIPGVDGLVVSMVVAMLVSLPFGLPSAIDGVVREPVLLLVFGAVAVLSSVLPYALEMLALRRMPTRVFGVLQSLGPAIAALAGLVVLSEGLSVLETVALVCVTAASVGVTLSARRRRR, encoded by the coding sequence ATGAACCAGGCCCGCGGCACCGACCGGATCCCGGCTCCGCTGCTCGCCCTCACCGCGATGGTGTCCGTCCAGCTCGGTGCCGCGATCGCGAAGACCCACTTCGACGACGTCGGCGCGGTCGGGGCCGCGACGCTCCGGCTCGTCATCGGCGCGGTGGTGCTCGCGCTGGTCGTCCGTCCTCGCGTCCGGCACTGGACGCGCGCGCAGTGGCTCGGCGCGGTCGGCCTCGGGCTGGCGCTCGGCGGGATGAACGTCTTCATCTACCTGGCCTTCGCGACCATCCCGATCGGTGTCGCGGTGACGATCGAGTTCCTCGGCCCGCTCGCTCTGTCCCTCGTGCACACCCGACGGTGGCGGGATGCGCTCTGGGCCGCGCTGGCGCTCGCCGGCGTCGTGCTGCTCGGGGTCGGCCCGAGCGCCGTGACCGAGGTCGGCGGCGTCGTCTGGGCCGTGCTCGCGGCGGCGTGCTGGGCGGGCTACATCGTGATGAACCGGCACGTCGGCGCCGCGATCCCGGGTGTCGACGGCCTGGTGGTGTCGATGGTGGTCGCGATGCTCGTGTCGCTGCCGTTCGGGTTGCCGTCCGCGATCGACGGCGTGGTCCGCGAACCCGTGCTCCTGCTCGTCTTCGGCGCGGTCGCGGTGCTGTCGAGCGTGCTGCCCTACGCCCTCGAGATGCTGGCGTTGCGGCGGATGCCGACGCGGGTGTTCGGCGTGCTGCAGAGTCTCGGCCCGGCGATCGCCGCGCTGGCCGGCCTCGTCGTGCTCAGCGAGGGGCTGTCCGTGCTCGAGACGGTGGCGCTGGTGTGCGTCACCGCTGCGAGCGTCGGCGTCACGCTGTCCGCGCGCCGCCGACGCCGCTGA
- a CDS encoding sugar ABC transporter permease, with amino-acid sequence MRANRWFTPWLLVLPALVWLVAFSLWPSINTVRLSFTNASPLGGVSQWVGLKNFETLLADPQVWEALLNSVIYMAICLPLLTVLPLLIAVLVQQKLPGIAFFRTAFYTPVIASAVVVGLIWTWILDDRGVINEMAQALGVVQGSVPFLTDRWLLLLSAISLTVWKGLGYYMIIFLAALGNVGKDLHEAAALDGAGSVRRFWSVTMPGVRGTMTLVGILVCVSALRVFSELYILTNGTGGPGGQDNSLVMLIQQYARGFTGNLGYASALSLLLFVVTLIPMLALARMNSKADK; translated from the coding sequence ATGCGCGCCAACCGCTGGTTCACGCCCTGGCTGCTCGTCCTGCCGGCCCTCGTCTGGCTCGTCGCGTTCAGCCTCTGGCCGTCGATCAACACCGTCCGGCTGTCGTTCACGAACGCCAGCCCGCTGGGGGGCGTGAGCCAGTGGGTGGGGCTCAAGAACTTCGAGACCCTGCTCGCCGACCCGCAGGTGTGGGAAGCGCTGCTCAACAGCGTCATCTACATGGCGATCTGCCTGCCGCTGCTGACCGTGCTGCCGCTGCTCATCGCGGTGCTGGTCCAGCAGAAGCTGCCGGGGATCGCGTTCTTCCGCACGGCGTTCTACACGCCGGTCATCGCGTCGGCCGTGGTCGTCGGACTCATCTGGACCTGGATCCTCGACGACCGCGGCGTCATCAACGAGATGGCGCAGGCGCTCGGCGTCGTGCAGGGCAGCGTCCCGTTCCTGACCGACCGGTGGCTGCTGCTCCTCAGCGCGATCAGCCTGACGGTCTGGAAGGGCCTCGGCTACTACATGATCATCTTCCTCGCGGCCCTCGGGAACGTCGGCAAGGACCTGCACGAAGCGGCCGCCCTCGACGGCGCCGGATCGGTGCGGCGGTTCTGGTCGGTCACCATGCCGGGGGTCCGCGGCACCATGACGCTCGTCGGGATCCTGGTCTGCGTCTCCGCGCTCCGGGTGTTCAGCGAGCTCTACATCCTCACCAACGGCACCGGTGGACCCGGCGGGCAGGACAACTCGCTCGTCATGCTCATCCAGCAGTACGCCCGCGGCTTCACCGGCAACCTCGGGTACGCGTCCGCCCTGAGCCTCCTGCTCTTCGTCGTGACCCTGATCCCGATGCTCGCCCTCGCGCGGATGAACAGCAAGGCGGACAAGTGA
- a CDS encoding carbohydrate ABC transporter permease has product MTNTTTTEPALGGARGAASPTPDVTGQADAGRASRPPRKRRRAVWGVMSTREKVVRYVLLIVVLFITIGPFLWQLSTSLKGAGEDIYTANPSFIPTEPTIENYLKVAAAIPVWRYIGNSLLVAAIDVFGNIVFATLAGFALARLQWRHRKLVLGLFLATLVLPGEATIISQFVTVKDLGLADNLVGVALPGMIAALNVLLMFNAFRQIPEEIDQAAVMDGANAMQRLRYISLPAVQGTIAVIAIFSFIGAWDDFLWPLIVLQSPENLTLTVGLQYLQGTFATDQRMIAAGTMIAFIPIAVIFAVLQRFFFKGVEEGGVKG; this is encoded by the coding sequence GTGACGAACACGACGACCACCGAACCCGCCCTGGGCGGGGCGCGCGGTGCAGCCAGCCCGACGCCGGACGTGACCGGCCAGGCGGACGCGGGACGGGCCTCCCGGCCTCCTCGCAAACGCCGTCGCGCGGTCTGGGGTGTCATGTCGACCCGCGAGAAGGTCGTGCGCTACGTCCTGCTCATCGTGGTGCTCTTCATCACGATCGGCCCGTTCCTGTGGCAGCTGTCCACGTCGCTCAAGGGTGCCGGCGAGGACATCTACACCGCGAACCCGTCGTTCATCCCGACCGAGCCGACCATCGAGAACTACCTCAAGGTGGCCGCCGCGATCCCGGTCTGGCGCTACATCGGCAACTCGCTGCTCGTCGCCGCGATCGACGTGTTCGGCAACATCGTCTTCGCGACGCTCGCCGGATTCGCCCTGGCGCGGCTGCAGTGGCGGCACCGCAAGCTCGTGCTCGGACTGTTCCTCGCGACCCTCGTCCTGCCCGGCGAGGCGACGATCATCTCGCAGTTCGTCACCGTCAAGGACCTCGGCCTCGCCGACAACCTGGTCGGCGTCGCCCTGCCCGGCATGATCGCCGCACTCAACGTGCTGCTCATGTTCAACGCGTTCCGGCAGATCCCCGAGGAGATCGACCAGGCCGCGGTGATGGACGGTGCGAACGCGATGCAGCGGCTGCGGTACATCTCGCTGCCCGCCGTGCAGGGGACCATCGCCGTCATCGCGATCTTCTCGTTCATCGGGGCGTGGGACGACTTCCTGTGGCCGCTCATCGTGCTGCAGTCGCCGGAGAACCTCACCCTGACCGTCGGGTTGCAGTACCTGCAGGGCACGTTCGCGACCGACCAGCGCATGATCGCCGCCGGCACCATGATCGCGTTCATCCCGATCGCCGTGATCTTCGCCGTCCTGCAGCGCTTCTTCTTCAAGGGCGTCGAAGAGGGCGGTGTGAAGGGCTGA
- a CDS encoding LacI family DNA-binding transcriptional regulator → MATNRRTTISDIAARAGVSVSAVSFALNDRPGVSDETRERVRAIARELDWQPHTAARALGGAKAGSIGFVLNRPARTLGTESFFGDLISGIQLGLAGTHVGMNLLVARDAAEELETYRAWWRGHRVDGVVVIDPRRDDDRLALLAELGMPTVVVGSHPSPEGSAPSVWIDDGDATDTVLRYLHALGHRRIAHVAGRPEFEHTAMRIGRVRAFAAAEGLADAVSIPTDYSAEAGASATRTLLSRTSRPTAIVYDNDVLAVAGLGVASEMGVAVPTDVSIVSFDDSAMIQLVRPSITSLTRDTVELGQRAATLLRAQIDADAPLPSRPGPPLTLSVRESTARAGS, encoded by the coding sequence GTGGCCACGAACCGTCGAACGACGATCTCCGACATCGCCGCGCGTGCCGGCGTGTCCGTCAGCGCGGTCTCGTTCGCCCTCAACGACCGCCCCGGCGTGTCCGACGAGACCCGCGAACGCGTCCGCGCGATCGCTCGCGAACTCGACTGGCAACCGCACACCGCAGCACGCGCCCTGGGCGGTGCGAAGGCCGGCTCGATCGGCTTCGTGCTGAACCGGCCGGCCCGCACACTCGGCACCGAGTCGTTCTTCGGCGACCTGATCTCCGGCATCCAGCTCGGGCTCGCCGGCACCCACGTCGGGATGAACCTGCTCGTGGCGCGCGACGCGGCCGAGGAACTCGAGACCTACCGGGCGTGGTGGCGCGGGCACCGGGTCGACGGCGTCGTCGTCATCGACCCGCGGCGCGACGACGACCGGCTCGCCCTGCTCGCCGAACTCGGCATGCCCACGGTCGTCGTCGGCTCCCACCCCTCACCCGAGGGCTCCGCACCGAGCGTGTGGATCGACGACGGCGACGCGACCGACACGGTCCTGCGGTACCTGCACGCGCTCGGGCACCGGCGGATCGCGCACGTCGCCGGGCGCCCCGAGTTCGAGCACACCGCCATGCGGATCGGACGCGTCCGGGCGTTCGCGGCGGCCGAGGGGCTCGCGGACGCCGTGTCGATCCCGACCGACTACTCGGCCGAGGCCGGCGCGAGTGCGACCCGGACCCTGCTGTCCCGCACCAGTCGGCCGACGGCGATCGTGTACGACAATGACGTCCTGGCGGTCGCCGGGCTCGGGGTCGCGAGCGAGATGGGCGTCGCCGTGCCGACCGACGTCTCGATAGTGTCGTTCGACGACTCGGCGATGATCCAGCTCGTCAGACCGTCCATCACCTCGCTGACCCGCGACACCGTGGAGCTCGGGCAGCGCGCGGCGACACTCCTGCGCGCACAGATCGACGCCGATGCCCCGTTGCCGTCACGCCCCGGGCCGCCACTGACCCTCAGTGTCCGGGAATCGACGGCACGCGCGGGGTCCTGA
- a CDS encoding response regulator transcription factor: protein MTDGPDAARIRAVVVDDAVLLREGLARVLDEAGIDVIGQYADARAFLATLPDGAPDVVVMDVRMPPTFTDEGVRAAVETRRIAPRTGVLLLSQYVEATYAEDVLAAGATGIGYLLKDRVTRLEEIDDAVRRIAAGGTVLDPEVVTQLMSRRRDPLAALTPRERDVLGLMAEGRTNAAIARALVIGTGAVEKHVSSIFGKLALEDTGEDHRRVLAVLAYLG, encoded by the coding sequence ACGCCGTCCTGCTGCGCGAGGGCCTGGCCCGCGTGCTCGACGAAGCCGGCATCGACGTCATCGGCCAGTACGCCGACGCCCGTGCGTTCCTCGCGACGCTGCCCGACGGCGCTCCCGACGTCGTCGTCATGGACGTCCGGATGCCGCCGACCTTCACCGACGAAGGCGTCCGCGCAGCCGTCGAGACCCGCCGGATCGCCCCGCGCACCGGGGTCCTGCTCCTCTCGCAGTACGTCGAGGCCACCTACGCCGAAGACGTCCTCGCCGCCGGTGCGACGGGCATCGGCTACCTGCTCAAGGACCGCGTCACCCGGCTCGAGGAGATCGACGACGCCGTGCGCAGGATCGCCGCCGGCGGCACCGTGCTCGACCCCGAGGTCGTCACGCAGCTGATGAGCCGGCGGCGCGACCCGCTCGCCGCGCTCACCCCGCGCGAACGCGACGTGCTCGGCCTGATGGCCGAGGGTCGCACGAACGCGGCCATCGCCCGCGCCCTCGTCATCGGCACCGGCGCCGTCGAGAAGCACGTGTCGAGCATCTTCGGCAAGCTCGCGCTCGAGGACACCGGCGAGGACCACCGCCGCGTCCTCGCCGTGCTCGCCTACCTCGGATGA